Proteins encoded together in one Mastomys coucha isolate ucsf_1 unplaced genomic scaffold, UCSF_Mcou_1 pScaffold16, whole genome shotgun sequence window:
- the Ssr3 gene encoding translocon-associated protein subunit gamma — MAPKGGSKQQSEEDLLLQDFSRNLSAKSSALFFGNAFIVSAIPIWLYWRIWHMDLIQSAVLYSVMTLVSTYLVAFAYKNVKFVLKHKVAQKREDAVSREVTRKLSEADNRKMSRKEKDERILWKKNEVADYEATTFSIFYNNTLFLVLVIVASFFILKNFNPTVNYILSISASSGLIALLSTGSK; from the exons ATGGCTCCCAAAGGCGGCTCCAAGCAGCAGTCCGAGGAAGACCTGCTCCTTCAGGACTTCAGCCGCAACCTGTCGGCCAAATCGTCGGCGCTGTTCTTCGGGAACGCGTTCATCGTGTCTGCCATCCCCATCT GGTTGTATTGGAGAATATGGCACATGGATCTTATCCAGTCAGCTGTTCTCTACAGTGTGATGACCTTAGTAAGCACTTACTTGGTAGCCTTCGCATACAAGAATGTAAAATTTGTCCTCAAGCACAA agTAGCACAGAAGAGGGAGGATGCTGTTTCCAGAGAAGTGACTCGAAAACTTTCTGAAGCTGATAATAGAAAGATGTCCCGGAAGGAGAAAGATGAAag aatcctgtggaagaagaaTGAAGTTGCCGATTATGAAGCCACAACATTCTCCATCTTCTACAACAACACTCTTTTCCTGGTTCTGGTTATTGTTGCTTCTTTCTTTATACTGAAGAACTTCAACCCCACAGT GAACTACATTTTGTCCATAAGTGCTTCATCTGGACTCATCGCCCTCTTGTCTACTGGCTCCAAATAG